One Lepus europaeus isolate LE1 chromosome X, mLepTim1.pri, whole genome shotgun sequence genomic window carries:
- the LOC133753028 gene encoding filamin-A-like — translation MRDAGRWRRRARWDGGCGWRWAAWLRAVHRPGYGGLSLSIEGPSKVDINTEDLEDGTCRVTYCPTEPGNYIINIKFADQHVPGSPFSVKVTGEGRVKESITRRRRAPSVANVGSHCDLSLKIPEISIQDMTAQVTSPSGKSHEAEIVEGENHTYCIRFVPAEMGTHTVSVKYKGQHVPGSPFQFTVGPLGEGGAHKVRAGGPGLERAEAGVPAEFSIWTREAGAGGLAIAVEGPSKAEISFEDRKDGSCGVAYVVQEPGDYEVSVKFNEEHIPDSPFVVPVASPSGDARRLTVSSLQESGLKVNQPASFAVSLNGAKGAIDAKVHSPSGALEECYVTEIDQDKYAVRFIPRENWIYLIDVNFNGTHIPGSPFKIRVGEPGHGGDPGMVSAYGAGLEGGVTGSPAEFIVNTTNAGAGALSVTIDGPSKVKMDCQECPEGYRVTYTPMAPGSYLISIKYGGPYHIGGSPFKAKVTGPRLVSNHSLHETSSVFVDSLTKATGAPQHATAGPGLADASKVVAKGLGLSKAYAGQKSSFTVDCSKAGNNMLLVRVHGPRTPCEEILVKHVGSRLYSVSYLLKDKGEYTLVVKWGDEHIPGSPYRVLVP, via the exons ATGCGAGACGCAGGTAGGTGGCGGAGGCGTGCCCGCTGGGACGGGGGATGTGGGTGGCGCTGGGCAGCCTGGCTCAGGGCTGTCCATCGCCCAGGCTACGGGGGACTCAGCCTGTCCATCGAGGGTCCCAGCAAGGTGGACATcaacacagaagacctggaagacgGCACGTGTAGGGTCACCTACTGCCCCACGGAACCCGGCAATTACATCATCAACATCAAGTTCGCTGACCAGCATGTGCCTG GCAGCCCCTTCTCTGTGAAAGTGACAGGCGAGGGCCGGGTGAAAGAGAGCATCACACGCAGGCGGCGGGCCCCCTCGGTGGCCAACGTTGGCAGTCACTGCGACCTCAGCCTCAAGATCCCTG AAATCAGCATCCAGGACATGACAGCACAGGTGACCAGCCCCTCGGGCAAGAGCCATGAGGCCGAGATCGTGGAAGGCGAGAACCACACCTACTGTATCCGCTTTGTGCCTGCTGAGATGGGCACGCACACAGTCAGTGTCAAGTACAAGGGCCAGCACGTGCCTGGAAGCCCCTTCCAGTTCACCGTGGGGCCCCTGGGGGAAGGAGGAGCCCACAAGGTCCgtgctgggggccctggcctGGAGAGGGCTGAAGCTGGAGTGCCAG CCGAATTCAGCATCTGGACCAGGGAAGCCGGCGCCGGGGGCCTGGCCATTGCCGTCGAGGGCCCCAGCAAGGCCGAGATCTCCTTTGAGGACCGCAAGGACGGCTCATGTGGTGTGGCCTACGtggtccaggagccag GTGACTACGAGGTGTCGGTCAAGTTCAACGAGGAGCACATCCCTGACAGTCCTTTCGTGGTGCCTGTGGCTTCTCCGTCCGGCGATGCCCGCCGCCTTACTGTTTCTAGTCTTCAG GAGTCAGGGCTAAAGGTCAACCAGCCAGCCTCTTTTGCAGTCAGCCTGAACGGGGCCAAGGGGGCGATTGATGCCAAGGTGCACAGCCCCTCGGGAGCCCTGGAGGAGTGCTATGTCACAGAGATTGACCAAG ATAAGTATGCCGTGCGCTTCATCCCACGGGAGAATTGGATCTACCTGATTGATGTCAACTTCAACGGCACCCACATCCCTGGAAGCCCCTTCAAGATCCGAGTGGGGGAGCCTGGGCACGGAGGGGACCCAGGCATGGTGTCCGCCTATGGAGCGGGCCTGGAAGGCGGCGTCACAG GGAGCCCGGCTGAGTTTATCGTGAACACGACCAACGCGGGAGCTGGCGCCCTCTCGGTGACCATTGACGGGCCCTCCAAGGTGAAGATGGATTGCCAGGAGTGCCCCGAGGGCTACCGCGTCACCTACACTCCCATGGCACCCGGCAGCTACCTCATCTCCATCAAGTACGGCGGGCCCTACCACATTGGGGGCAGCCCCTTCAAGGCCAAAGTCACAG GCCCCCGTCTCGTCAGCAACCACAGCCTCCACGAGACGTCCTCAGTGTTTGTGGACTCCCTGACCAAGGCCACGGGCGCCCCCCAGCACGCCACCGCGGGCCCGGGCCTTGCCGACGCCAGCAAAGTGGTGGCCAAGGGCCTGGGGCTGAGCAAGGCCTACGCGGGCCAGAAGAGCAGCTTCACGGTGGACTGCAGCAAAGCAG GCAACAACATGCTGCTGGTCAGGGTGCACGGCCCGAGGACGCCCTGCGAGGAGATCCTGGTGAAGCACGTGGGCAGCCGGCTCTACAGCGTCTCCTACCTGCTCAAGGACAAGGGGGAGTACACGCTGGTGGTCAAGTGGGGCGACGAGCACATCCCGGGCAGCCCCTACCGCGTCCTGGTGCCCTGA
- the LOC133753030 gene encoding filamin-A-like yields the protein CTPDGSEVDVDVVENEDGTFDIFYTAPQPGKYVICVRFGGEHVPNSPFQVTALAGEQPAAQSPLRPQQLAPQYTYAQGGQQTWAPERPLVGVNGLDVTSLRPFDLVIPFTIKKGEITGEVRMPSGKVAQPSITDNKDGTVTVRHAPSEAGLHEMDIRYNMHIPGSPLQ from the exons TGCACCCCTGATGGCTCAGAAGTGGACGTGGATGTGGTCGAGAACGAGGATGGCACCTTTGACATCTTCTATACAGCCCCGCAGCCAGGCAAATATGTGATCTGTGTGCGCTTTGGTGGCGAACATGTGCCCAACAGCCCCTTCCAAGTGACG GCTCTGGCTGGGGAACAGCCCGCGGCACAGTCCCCGTTACGGCCTCAGCAGCTGGCCCCACAGTACACCTACGCCCAGGGCGGCCAGCAGACCTGG GCCCCAGAGAGGCCCCTGGTGGGTGTCAACGGGCTGGATGTGACCAGCCTGAGGCCCTTTGACCTCGTCATCCCCTTCACCATCAAGAAGGGCGAGATCACCG GGGAGGTTCGCATGCCCTCAGGCAAGGTGGCACAGCCCTCCATCACTGACAACAAGGACGGCACCGTGACCGTGCGCCATGCGCCCAGCGAGGCCGGGCTGCACGAGATGGACATCCGCTACAACATGCACATCCCAG GGAGCCCCCTGCAGTAG
- the EMD gene encoding emerin has protein sequence MDDYAVLSDTELAAVLRQYNIPHGPVVGSTRKLYEKKIFEYETQRRRLSPPNSSASSFSYRFSDLDSASVDSDKYDLPKKEDALLYQSKGYNDDYYEESYLSTRTYGEPESVGTSKGFRQPGTSLSDADTSHHQVRSDNLFSSEEEGKDRERSTYGRDSAYQSIAHYRPVSNVSRSSLGLSYYPASSSSVASSPSPSWLARRAIRPEKQAPAAGLGQDRQVPLWGQLLLFLVFAAFLLFVYYSMQAEEGNPFWMDP, from the exons ATGGACGACTACGCGGTCCTGTCGGACACCGAGCTGGCCGCCGTGCTGCGCCAGTACAACATTCCGCACGGGCCAGTCGTGG GCTCCACTCGCAAGCTCTACGAAAAGAAAATCTTCGAGTACGAAACCCAGAGGCGGAGGCTCTCCCCACCCAACTCGTCTGCTTCCTCGTTCTCCTATCGGTTCTCGG ACTTGGACTCGGCATCTGTGGACTCGGATAAGTACGACCTGCCCAAGAAAGAGGACGCCTTACTTTACCAGAGCAAGG GCTATAATGATGACTACTATGAGGAGAGTTACTTGAGCACCAGGACTTACGGGGAGCCCGAGTCTGTGGGCACATCCAAAGGCTTCCGGCAACCCGGGACTTCACTTTCTGATGCTGACACCTCCCACCACCAG GTGCGCAGTGACAATCTTTTCTCTTCTGAAGAGGAGGGCAAGGACAG GGAACGCTCCACATATGGCCGTGACAGTGCCTACCAGAGCATCGCACACTACCGCCCTGTTTCCAACGTCTCCAGGAGTTCCTTGGGCCTGTCCTATTACCCTGCATCCTCCTCTTCTGTGGCCTCTTCGCCTTCTCCATCATGGCTCGCCCGCCGTGCCATCCGACCAGAGAAGCAGGCCCCTGCAGCTGGTCTGGGTCAGGACCGCCAGGTCCCACTCTGGGgccagctgctgcttttcctggtcttTGCTGCCTTCCTGCTCTTTGTTTACTATTCCATGCAGGCAGAGGAAGGCAACCCCTTCTGGATGGATCCCTGA